In one Musa acuminata AAA Group cultivar baxijiao chromosome BXJ2-5, Cavendish_Baxijiao_AAA, whole genome shotgun sequence genomic region, the following are encoded:
- the LOC135612162 gene encoding uncharacterized protein LOC135612162 isoform X2 — protein sequence MGNVTSSVAARFAFFPPEPATYEVFREGGAEGRLCLSGLSPERNVAVHLVETKVGNRVVATFWRHPLARFTLLYSHGNAADLGQMLDLFFELRAHLRVNIMSYDYSGYGASTGKPSEFNTYYDIEAVYDCLKKEYGIKQEDLILYGQSVGSGPTLHLAARLQKLRGVVLHSAILSGIRVLYPVKLTFWFDIFKGTADDIVDWTHGKRLWELSKEKYDPLWIKGGGHCNLESYPQYIRHLRKFINAMEKLSVAKQTTQSSLPTSTITEVKHNKCLRFGKR from the exons ATGGGGAACGTGACGTCGTCGGTGGCGGCACGGTTTGCGTTCTTTCCGCCGGAGCCGGCTACGTACGAGGTGTTCCGGGAGGGGGGAGCGGAGGGGCGGTTGTGCCTGTCGGGATTGTCGCCGGAGAGGAACGTGGCGGTACACCTGGTAGAGACCAAGGTCGGGAACCGGGTGGTGGCCACCTTCTGGCGCCACCCCTTGGCCCGCTTCACCCTCCTTTACTCCCACGGCAATGCGGCTGACCTCGGCCAGATGCTCGACCTGTTCTTCGAGCTCCGCGCTCATCTCCGGGTCAACATCATGAG TTATGATTACTCAGGTTATGGAGCATCGACAGGGAAG CCATCTGAGTTCAACACGTACTATGACATAGAAGCAGTGTACGATTGTTTGAAGAAAGAGTATGGGATAAAACAAGAAGATCTCATTTTGTATGGCCAGTCTGTTGGTAGCGGACCGACGTTGCACCTGGCTGCACGATTACAGAAACTGCGAGGCGTTGTCCTCCATAGTGCAATCCTGTCAGGCATACGAGTCCTATATCCTGTGAAACTGACATTCTGGTTTGATATTTTCAAG GGAACTGCTGATGATATCGTCGACTGGACTCATGGGAAACGCTTGTGGGAACTATCCAAAGAGAAGTATGATCCATTATGGATCAAGGGAGGTGGTCACTGCAACTTAGAGTCGTATCCCCAATATATCCGGCACCTGCGCAAATTTATCAATGCAATGGAGAAACTTTCTGTCGCAAAACAGACGACGCAAAGCAGTCTGCCCACATCAACCATCACAGAGGTGAAACACAACAAGTGCTTGAGATTTGGCAAGCGATAG
- the LOC135612162 gene encoding uncharacterized protein LOC135612162 isoform X1, with the protein MGNVTSSVAARFAFFPPEPATYEVFREGGAEGRLCLSGLSPERNVAVHLVETKVGNRVVATFWRHPLARFTLLYSHGNAADLGQMLDLFFELRAHLRVNIMSYDYSGYGASTGKPSEFNTYYDIEAVYDCLKKEYGIKQEDLILYGQSVGSGPTLHLAARLQKLRGVVLHSAILSGIRVLYPVKLTFWFDIFKNIDKIRQVNCPVLVIHGTADDIVDWTHGKRLWELSKEKYDPLWIKGGGHCNLESYPQYIRHLRKFINAMEKLSVAKQTTQSSLPTSTITEVKHNKCLRFGKR; encoded by the exons ATGGGGAACGTGACGTCGTCGGTGGCGGCACGGTTTGCGTTCTTTCCGCCGGAGCCGGCTACGTACGAGGTGTTCCGGGAGGGGGGAGCGGAGGGGCGGTTGTGCCTGTCGGGATTGTCGCCGGAGAGGAACGTGGCGGTACACCTGGTAGAGACCAAGGTCGGGAACCGGGTGGTGGCCACCTTCTGGCGCCACCCCTTGGCCCGCTTCACCCTCCTTTACTCCCACGGCAATGCGGCTGACCTCGGCCAGATGCTCGACCTGTTCTTCGAGCTCCGCGCTCATCTCCGGGTCAACATCATGAG TTATGATTACTCAGGTTATGGAGCATCGACAGGGAAG CCATCTGAGTTCAACACGTACTATGACATAGAAGCAGTGTACGATTGTTTGAAGAAAGAGTATGGGATAAAACAAGAAGATCTCATTTTGTATGGCCAGTCTGTTGGTAGCGGACCGACGTTGCACCTGGCTGCACGATTACAGAAACTGCGAGGCGTTGTCCTCCATAGTGCAATCCTGTCAGGCATACGAGTCCTATATCCTGTGAAACTGACATTCTGGTTTGATATTTTCAAG AACATTGACAAAATTCGACAAGTAAACTGCCCAGTTCTAGTTATACAT GGAACTGCTGATGATATCGTCGACTGGACTCATGGGAAACGCTTGTGGGAACTATCCAAAGAGAAGTATGATCCATTATGGATCAAGGGAGGTGGTCACTGCAACTTAGAGTCGTATCCCCAATATATCCGGCACCTGCGCAAATTTATCAATGCAATGGAGAAACTTTCTGTCGCAAAACAGACGACGCAAAGCAGTCTGCCCACATCAACCATCACAGAGGTGAAACACAACAAGTGCTTGAGATTTGGCAAGCGATAG